The genome window GCGCTCGAAGACGACGGCATCGTCATCCCGTTCCCGCAGCAGACGCTCTCCGCCCGCGCGGAGGGCGCGAGCGGGCCGCAGGTGGACGCGTCGGTCGAGGGCCGGGCGGCGACCCGCGACGGGTCCGAACGCTCCAGTGACGGCGGCGCGGAAGGCGGCGACGAGGGGGACGGTCGATGACCGCCGGCGGGGACGAGCGCGACGATAGCGACGAGCGCGGCGGCGGCCTCGCGGCGCTGCGCGGCGACGACGACGCGGTCGTGTACCAGCCCGCCGAGGACTCGGGGCTGCTCGCGGAGGCGGCGGTCGCGGAGGCACACGGGCCCGTGCTGGAGGTCGGCACGGGCTCGGGGTGGGTCGCCGAGCGGATCGCGACCGAGCGCGGCCTCGCCGTGGTCGGCAGCGACCGCAACCCGCACGCGGCGCGGGAGGCCCGCGGGCGCGGCGTCGAGGCGGTCGTCGCCGACCTGCTCGACCCGTTCCGCGCGGACGCGTTCGACGCGGTGTGTTTCAACCCGCCGTACCTGCCGACCGACCCCGACAACGAGTGGGACGACTGGATGGAGCACGCGCTCTCGGGCGGCGAGTCCGGCCGCGAACTCATCGAGCCGTTCCTCGCGGACGTGGGGCGCGTCCTCGCGCCCGACGGCGTCGTCCTCCTGCTCGTCTCCTCGCTCACCGGCTACGACGAGGTGCTCGCCTTGGTCGAGGACGCGGGGTTCGACCACGAGCCCGTCGTCGAGGAGTCGTTCCCCTTCGAGACGCTCACGGTGTTGGCGCTGCGGCGGGAGTGATCGGCGCCTAAAAATAACCCGAAGGCATCAAACGCATTAGCAAATATTATACCACGGCATAGCCAACGCTCGGTAATGACCGAACGAGTCGCGGCGACGCCGGGGCTGTATCCGCTCCCGGACCGGGCGAAAGAGACGTTATCGGACCTCAAGGGCCACCAGAAGGGCGACCTCCTGAGCGGCGACGAGGGCGAGGCGATCGTCGCGGAGTACGACGAGGTGCGTGCCGAGTACGTCGACGACCAGCTCGACGCCGGCCTCGACCTGATCAGCGAGGGACAGGGCCGCTGGGACGACATGATCGCGCACCCGCTGACCGTCAGCGACGCGGTCGAGACCGGCGGGATCGTCCGGTACTACGACAACAACAACTTCTACCGCGACCCGCGCGTCGTCGACGACCTCGGCTTCTCGGGCGACGTGGCCGGCGAACTGGAGAAGGCGGCCGGCCTGCTCGCCGACGCCGACGGCGCCGCGGACGCGTCGCTGGCGGCGACGCTCCCCGGCCCGTACTCGCTCGCGGACCTCGCGACCGACGAGCACTACGGCGACGAGGACGAGTTCCAGGCCGCGATCGCCGAGTTCCTCGCGGGCGAGGTCGCGGCGTTCCCCGACCACGAGACGCTGTTCCTCCTCGAACCGTCGCTCGTCACGAACCCGCCCGCGGAGGGCGACGAGTCGAGCGCGACCGACGCGATCGCGACGGTCGCGGCCGAGACCGACGCCGACGTGGTCGTCCAGACCTTCTACGGCGCGCTCGGCGAGAAGCTGTACGCCCACCTCGTCGACGAGGCGGGCGCGGACGCGCTCGGGCTCGACCTCGTCGCCGGCGACCGCGACGACACCGTCTACAACGTCCAGGAGTTCGGCTCGACCGACTCGCTGTCGCTCGGGCTCGTCGACGGGCAGAACACGCTCGTCGAGGACGCGGAGACGATAGCCGAGCGCGTCGAGTGGTTCGAGGAACAGATCCCGCTCGAAGGGTTCGACCGAACCTACCTCACGCCGAACACGGAGCTGTTCTACCTGCCGACCAACAAGTACCGCGAGAAGCTGAACGCGCTCGCCGCCGCCGCGGAGGTGCTCGACTGATGGTCCGAAACCCGTCTGCCAACCGCGACCAGTTCCGCCCGGACGACCACCCGAACGAGACGTTCCTGCTCTCGACCGTCGTCGGCTCCTACCCGAAGCCCAAGTGGCTCAACCGGGCCGACGAGCTGGTCGACGATCCGGACTCGAAGTTCGACGCGTCGGACCTCGAAGAGGCCCACGACGACGCCTGCCGGCTCATCACGCACGAACACGAGCGCGCCGGGCTCGACACGGTCGTCGACGGCGAGATGCGCCGCAACGAGATGGTGGAGTTCTTCGCCGACCGCATCGACGGCTACGAGTTCAACGGGCCGGTGAAGGTGTGGGGCCACAACTACTTCGACAAGCCGAGCGTGGTCGAGGAGGTCGGGTACGACGAGCCGTGGCTGGTCGACGAGTTCGAGTTCACCGCCGGCGTCGCCGAGCGCCCCGTCAAGGTCCCGATCACGGGGCCGTACACCCTCGGCTTCTGGGCGTTCAACGAGGCGTACCCCTCCACCGAGGAGCTCGTCTACGACCTCGCGGACCTCGTCAACGAGGAGGTCGAGAAGCTGGTCGCGGCCGGCGCGCGCTACATCCAGATCGACGAGCCCGCGCTGGCGACGACGCCGGAGGACCACGCCATCGTCGGCGAGGCGCTCGAACGCATCGCCGCGGGCATCGACGAGGAGGTCCGGATCGGCCTCCACGTCTGCTACGGCGACTACTCGCGAATCTACCCCGAGATCAACGACTACCCGATCGACGAGTTCGACGTGGAGCTGTGTAACGGCGACTTCGAGCAGATCCCGACGTTCACCGAGCCTACATTCGAGCCCGACCTCGCGCTCGGCGTCGTCGACGCCCACACCGCCGAGGTCGAGTCTGTCGAGGAGATCAAGGAGAACATCCGGCAGGGCCTCCGCGTCGTCCCGCCGGAGAAGCTCACCATCTCGCCCGACTGCGGGCTGAAGCTCCTTCCGCGTGACATCGCCTACGGCAAGACCGAGAACATGGTGACCGCGGTCCGCGAGGTCGAGGCCGAGATCGACTCCGGCGAGATCGACCTCGACAACCCGCTCGACGACTGAGGCGGCGCTGGTTCGGGTTCCTCTGACAGTCCGGTTCCCGCTGAGACAGCCGGGAGACCGTGATCGCTTCCTGATCGGTAGCGGGAGTGAGTATCGCAGATCGCCGGCCGTGATGTCGGATTTAAATGACCGAGAGCGATGCCGACGATCGCTTATAAATCCGGTTGCGGTCGGCGCGCCTGCGAGCGGCCGCCGATGGCGGCCGCGAGCCAGCCCGCGAGGGACGCGGTGAGCGACGTGGGCGACCGGAGGGAGCCCGGAGCGAACCGCGAGGCTGGGGAGGCGTGAGGCTGTGCGGTGCTGTGCGGGGCGGGACTCAAAGGGGCAGCCGTGAGGGCGTCGTAGGCGACGTAAGCACCGCAGGGAGCGAACGGAGTGAGCGACCGAGGAGCGCAGCGAGCGTACGACGCCCTCACGGCTGGGGCTTTGAAGGCACTCGCCGCAGTTGCGTCAGCCACTTATAAATAACCGACAGCAACACCGCGATCCGACTTATAAACGCCCTCACTCACGACGTACTACACTCACTCCCGCTATGGATCGCCGTCGCGCCTGTGCTGAGCGATCGAGTATCGGAAACGGTCCATCGGATCGCGACGGAACCACCGCCACTATTTATAAAAACTAGCCGCACCCACCGCCGACATGGAGATCGGCGTGACCGTCGGCGACGACATCGACCGCCTCGCGGCGTCGCCGCCGCGGTTCGACTTCTGCGAGCTCGGCGTCGGCGAGCCGACGCTCGTCCCGGGCGAGATCGACCCGGAGCGGCTCGCGACCGCGCTCGGCGACCGCGACCTGCTCGTCCACCTGCCGTACGGCCAGCGGCTGGCGACGTACGTCCCGGAGGTGAACGACGCCATCGTCGACTACCAGCGCCGCCTGTTAACTGCGGCCGGCGACCTCGGCGCGGAGAAGGCGGTCCTCCACGCCACTTCCGCCGACCGCGACGACGTCGAGTTCCGGGAGACCGCGGCCGAGCAGCTCCGGCGGGTCGC of Halorubrum trapanicum contains these proteins:
- a CDS encoding methionine synthase, whose product is MVRNPSANRDQFRPDDHPNETFLLSTVVGSYPKPKWLNRADELVDDPDSKFDASDLEEAHDDACRLITHEHERAGLDTVVDGEMRRNEMVEFFADRIDGYEFNGPVKVWGHNYFDKPSVVEEVGYDEPWLVDEFEFTAGVAERPVKVPITGPYTLGFWAFNEAYPSTEELVYDLADLVNEEVEKLVAAGARYIQIDEPALATTPEDHAIVGEALERIAAGIDEEVRIGLHVCYGDYSRIYPEINDYPIDEFDVELCNGDFEQIPTFTEPTFEPDLALGVVDAHTAEVESVEEIKENIRQGLRVVPPEKLTISPDCGLKLLPRDIAYGKTENMVTAVREVEAEIDSGEIDLDNPLDD
- a CDS encoding 5-methyltetrahydropteroyltriglutamate--homocysteine methyltransferase, with product MTERVAATPGLYPLPDRAKETLSDLKGHQKGDLLSGDEGEAIVAEYDEVRAEYVDDQLDAGLDLISEGQGRWDDMIAHPLTVSDAVETGGIVRYYDNNNFYRDPRVVDDLGFSGDVAGELEKAAGLLADADGAADASLAATLPGPYSLADLATDEHYGDEDEFQAAIAEFLAGEVAAFPDHETLFLLEPSLVTNPPAEGDESSATDAIATVAAETDADVVVQTFYGALGEKLYAHLVDEAGADALGLDLVAGDRDDTVYNVQEFGSTDSLSLGLVDGQNTLVEDAETIAERVEWFEEQIPLEGFDRTYLTPNTELFYLPTNKYREKLNALAAAAEVLD
- a CDS encoding HemK2/MTQ2 family protein methyltransferase, with the protein product MTAGGDERDDSDERGGGLAALRGDDDAVVYQPAEDSGLLAEAAVAEAHGPVLEVGTGSGWVAERIATERGLAVVGSDRNPHAAREARGRGVEAVVADLLDPFRADAFDAVCFNPPYLPTDPDNEWDDWMEHALSGGESGRELIEPFLADVGRVLAPDGVVLLLVSSLTGYDEVLALVEDAGFDHEPVVEESFPFETLTVLALRRE